From the genome of Ptychodera flava strain L36383 chromosome 22, AS_Pfla_20210202, whole genome shotgun sequence, one region includes:
- the LOC139122703 gene encoding tetraspanin-15-like isoform X2: protein MAKPTCSHTVLKVLLCIYDVFFWTIGTLVLAIGIYAEVVKSEYKAVSDLMNSPTLFLIIIGAVMWIFGFLGCVGTLRENITMLKIYGGVILAIIILEVMAGVTALVFKTYVRDFTAGEIARAMEYYDTDLDLQNGIDAMQLNLRCCGGSDFNDWNRNRYFKCTSPSRAACGVPYSCCVSSAEEGEVINSQCGYDTRRKERLELEGIIFIRGCADAFIIWCQDNLDIMAGIILGIILPQCLGVFLAYQFIQEIKHQSWIV from the exons ATGGCGAAGCCAACTTGTAGCCATACTGTGTTGAAAGTTCTTCTGTGCATTTATGATGTCTTCTTTTGG ACCATCGGTACTCTGGTCCTTGCAATCGGTATTTACGCCGAAGTTGTGAAATCCGAGTACAAGGCTGTGTCGGATTTAATGAACAGTCCCACGCTATTCCTGATCATCATCGGAGCGGTTATGTGGATCTTCGGCTTTCTAGGATGTGTGGGAACACTCCGGGAAAATATCACCATGCTGAAAATT TATGGTGGAGTAATTCTTGCCATTATCATTCTTGAAGTCATGGCAGGGGTGACAGCACTTGTCTTTAAAACATAT gtGAGGGATTTTACTGCCGGTGAGATAGCAAGGGCCATGGAGTATTATGACACGGATCTTGATTTGCAGAATGGTATTGATGCAATGCAACTCAAT TTGAGATGTTGCGGAGGGAGTGACTTCAATGACTGGAACAGAAACCGATACTTCAAGTGCACTTCTCCAAGTCGTGCAGCCTGCGGTGTTCCCTACTCCTGCTGTGTTTCATCAGCCGAG GAAGGCGAAGTGATCAACTCCCAGTGTGGATATGATACACGCCGCAAGGAACGTCTTGAACTAGAGGGGATCATCTTCATCAGGGGTTGTGCCGACGCTTTTATCATATGGTGTCAAGATAATTTGGACATCATGGCTGGTATAATTCTCGGGATAATTTTACCTCAG TGCCTTGGCGTTTTCCTAGCATATCAATTTATCCAAGAAATAAAGCATCAGTCCTGGATAGTGTAG